A window of the Megalopta genalis isolate 19385.01 chromosome 2, iyMegGena1_principal, whole genome shotgun sequence genome harbors these coding sequences:
- the Nak gene encoding numb-associated kinase isoform X2 has product MKKLFSKIENTSKEPNSYLGKVFVVGRYTVTVEDVLAEGGFAIVFLVKSSNGRYALKRMYVNNEQDLNVCKREIQIASNLNGHKNIIGYVDSSIAHIGGGVHELLLLMPYCKSQVLQIMNNRLQTGFTESEILQIFCDVCEAVSRLHHCQTPIIHRDLKVENILYSDAGHYVLCDFGSATAKVLNPSVQGAAVVEEEIKKYTTLSYRAPEMVDMYSGKSITTKADIWALGCLLYKLCFFTLPFGESMLAIQSGNFTIPDNSRYSRSLHCLIRYMLEPDPDSRPDIYQVSVIAFQIQGKECPVQNLHKVPAPVLESLPYPCTESENVKRSSLVKTPKPSPVTTVEGTSVTPRQRPKGQVVSTGPISLSGQIVSQISGQGNQSQSQQQPQSQPQPQPQSQPPPQTQQQPQSQSQPQLQSQSQPQPQSQLQLQLQSQTASQTYIGQSVQQNVQSLAVNAKMAHQATPPSSFAQASSGSFCQSQQGQQSQYSQSQNPIVGHSPVTVPEKSQYYFDSKTGSNVNEDNLEALFPPSGYPDPFKDDARTMPPPAKIPPPVAPKPAKSLPKVSSISSTSSCLPPMFPPVTPLASKLNIPVGSGMVAPPTAPPTLPKPVNKTESLSQHISLSTSPPDSPTVLSCVRHRRNVSDTSAFNKAFASETTQFLAPYEASVKSRSEDDTSPEVVTDIRPCLGTSASHGELSSIIATEGRSLSADVAAWNPFEDTQPFDQLTEDHIFGAEFDKIRRGSNTSISGVKSRESLVMTCTELPEDPFESAPFSLPRGKKNKIGSKTAALAGDLSANGRSRVPLNQWNSGINCVEVDENTILLTNSAASPPFVQAPMEDRSKYEKLTFNAGDMSSDSDKDVTQQRIKQKRKRTKNVLRKNMKKDTSNLMKQVGSANAFEHKHKVDANVNANGLDKSSYGKHENQRSRTDRGCESTRQQTVRDNDNDKQDQVGEQDKQEEEEEEEEEEQEEEEMRRENEKKEEEEEQNLEEEEDEEETEEEKQEEDEEKERIDEKRKEEHEQGQGGDDDRNHVGIEKHKHKKKCPRRNESICTPRGKRYKRNASRKRIGDLLIQGHADPIVGHQYGDQPLLLDDELDTEEPASKLKLKPKRSYGDPFADQRYNPKSVSLDDESSLDECETTEFPTDGTIRVKQDVFSLAPFRRSSNSKKNDSEEENDSRNIDYDNLPDERMGPIENRLLSKYNLSRCTITTNKETCEGCLPSKLTSSINRGRIGENEDNGNVERETELEREIQREKQQEKDKENDEEAKDKDLFGSSPFSPCGFANPFVHRTLSNYVLKDESSLPIRGFEIGESLCDSNRDNVSFCPNQSRTPMNVHSLVEATFCGVTNDYDHSKDLFGSEPFDEFAALRPDEQRPQQPQSQSQAQRLYPQQLPSPMTNFVEGTLNMVRSDKAVMSNVARSTSSSVDTTYSIPPIQPIQSMQSVQRASRTVVHHSNSMSRSDGIQLNVSAMSPEPLVGSEDVPKHKRDKFKSEKSKYQLIDENHGDAVNVLPSSLLSYKGKSACHKKTAKTKKCSVVVTAGFSNLSFEDFPSDENEEKRIKTPQRITPFEVVREPEKRFGSLKRRSNPFT; this is encoded by the exons ATGAAGAAACTTTTTTCAAAAATAGAAAACACATCGAAAGAACCAAACAGTTATTTAGGAAAGGTCTTTGTGGTAGGACGTTACACAGTGACTGTTGAAGATGTTTTGGCGGAAG GAGGATTTGCTATTGTGTTCCTGGTTAAATCTTCAAATGGACGTTATGCGCTTAAACGCATGTATGTCAACAATGAGCAGGACCTCAATGTTTGTAAAAGAGAGATACAAATTGCG AGTAATTTGAATGGTCATAAAAATATCATAGGATATGTGGATAGCAGTATAGCTCACATTGGTGGCGGTGTTCATGAACTGTTGCTTTTAATGCCTTATTGCAAGTCTCAAGTTCTACAGATAATGAATAACAG GTTACAAACTGGCTTTACCGAATCTgaaattttgcaaatattttgcgacGTTTGTGAAGCTGTTTCTAGATTACATCATTGTCAGACCCCGATAATACATAGAGATCTAAAG GTGGAAAATATATTGTATTCCGATGCTGGTCATTATGTTTTATGCGATTTTGGTTCGGCAACAGCGAAAGTTCTTAATCCCAGTGTGCAGGGTGCCGCCGTAGTTGAAGAAGAAATTAAGAAGTATACGACTCTTAGTTATAGAGCACCCGAAATGGTTGATATGTATTCTGGGAAATCAATTACAACAAAAGCCGATATATGG GCGCTGGgttgtttattatataaattatgttTCTTCACATTGCCGTTTGGAGAAAGCATGCTCGCTATTCAGTCAGGAAATTTCACTATACCCGACAATTCGCG ATATAGTAGAAGCCTTCATTGTCTGATTCGTTATATGCTTGAGCCGGATCCTGATAGCCGCCCTGACATTTACCAAGTTTCTGTGATTGCTTTCCAAATCCAGGGCAAGGAGTGCCCTGTACAGAACTTACAT AAAGTACCAGCTCCAGTTTTGGAATCATTACCCTACCCATGTACGGAGTCTGAAAACGTAAAAAGATCATCGCTGGTGAAAACACCAAAGCCGTCTCCTGTAACTACCGTCGAAGGTACTTCGGTAACGCCACGACAACGACCAAAAGGACAGGTTGTAAGCACTGGCCCCATAAGTTTAAGCGGGCAGATCGTCAGTCAAATTTCTGGCCAGGGAAATCAATCGCAGTCGCAACAGCAACCTCAATCGCAACCGCAACCACAACCGCAGTCACAGCCGCCACCGCAGACGCAGCAGCAACCGCAGTCGCAATCACAACCGCAGTTACAGTCACAATCGCAGCCACAGCCGCAGTCACAGTTACAGTTGCAGCTGCAATCACAAACTGCGTCGCAAACGTACATAGGACAGAGCGTGCAACAAAATGTTCAATCACTGGCAGTGAACGCGAAAATGGCTCATCAAGCGACGCCACCGTCATCCTTTGCGCAAGCTTCTTCCGGTTCATTTTGTCAATCGCAGCAGGGTCAACAATCGCAGTACAGTCAATCACAAAATCCTATCGTCGGGCATTCTCCGGTGACTGTCCCGGAGAAAAGTCAATATTACTTCGACTCGAAGACTGGGAGCAACGTGAACGAAGATAATTTGGAAGCGCTCTTTCCACCATCGg GGTACCCGGATCCGTTCAAGGATGATGCACGAACTATGCCACCACCTGCAAAAATACCGCCCCCTGTAGCTCCGAAACCCGCCAAATCACTCCCTAAAGTGTCCAGTATTTCTTCTACTTCTAGTTGTCTGCCTCCAATGTTCCCACCCGTTACCCCGTTGGCATCGAAATTGAACATTCCAGTGGGATCCGGTATGGTGGCTCCTCCCACAGCACCACCCACATTACCGAAACCAGTGAACAAGACGGAAAGTTTAAGTCAGCATATAAGTCTGAGCACTTCTCCGCCCGATAGTCCGACGGTATTGTCTTGCGTACGTCACAGGAGAAACGTTAGCGATACAAGTGCTTTCAACAA AGCATTCGCAAGCGAAACAACACAGTTTCTGGCACCGTATGAAGCATCGGTGAAGTCGCGCTCAGAAGATGACACATCACCCGAAGTTGTAACCGATATAAGGCCTTGTTTAGGAACTAGCGCTTCGCAT GGCGAACTTTCGAGCATAATAGCGACAGAAGGAAGATCATTAAGCGCAGACGTAGCAGCTTGGAATCCCTTTGAGGATACACAGCCGTTCGATCAGTTAACTGAAGATCATATTTTCGGCGCGGAATTTGATAAAATTCGACGAGGCAGTAATACAAGTATTAGTGGAGTAAAAAGTCGTGAAAGTCTGGTTATGACGTGTACAGAATTACCGGAAGATCCATTCGAATCCGCACCTTTTAGTTTGCCAA GAGGAAAGAAGAATAAAATTGGATCGAAGACTGCGGCACTTGCTGGAG aCCTATCTGCAAACGGTAGATCGAGAGTACCTTTGAATCAATGGAATTCAGGGATCAACTGCGTCGAAGTCGACGAGAATACGATCCTCTTGACAAACAGTGCTGCTTCTCCACCTTTTGTACAAGCTCCTATGGAAGACAGATCCAAGTACGAGAAGCTGACGTTCAATGCCGGCGATATGTCTAGTGACAGCGACAAAGATGTGACGCAACAACGAATTAaacaaaagagaaaaagaaccAAGAACGTGTTGCGTAAAAACATGAAAAAGGATACTAGCAATCTGATGAAACAGGTAGGTTCCGCTAATGCCTTCGAACACAAACACAAAGTTGATGCCAACGTGAATGCAAATGGCCTTGACAAAAGTTCATATGGAAAACATGAGAATCAGAGAAGCCGCACAGATCGAGGATGCGAGAGCACAAGACAACAAACTGTTCGAGACAATGACAATGATAAGCAAGATCAAGTGGGCGAGCAAGATAAGcaggaggaagaagaggaagaagaggaggaagagcaGGAGGAGGAAGAGATGAGGAGGGAAAATGAGAAGAAGGAAGAAGAGGAGGAGCAAAACCTCgaagaagaggaggacgaggaggaaacCGAAGAGGAAAAACAGGAAGAAGATGAAGAGAAGGAAAGAATTGATGAGAAACGCAAGGAAGAACACGAGCAGGGACAGGGAGGCGATGATGACAGGAATCATGTAGGTATCGAAAAGCATAAACACAAGAAAAAATGTCCTAGAAGGAACGAATCCATTTGTACACCGAGAGGGAAACGTTACAAAAGGAACGCGTCGAGAAAGCGTATAGGTGATTTATTGATACAGGGCCACGCGGATCCAATTGTCGGTCATCAATATGGAGATCAACCTTTACTATTGGACGATGAGCTCGATACGGAGGAGCCTgcatcgaaattgaaattgaaaccaAAACGTTCGTATGGTGATCCATTTGCCGATCAACGATACAATCCGAAATCTGTGTCTTTGGACGATGAAAGTTCGTTGGACGAATGCGAGACGACAGAATTTCCAACAGACGGAACGATCCGGGTCAAGCAAGATGTTTTCTCGTTAGCTCCATTCCGAAGATCCAGTAATTCCAAGAAAAATGACAGCGAAGAAGAGAACGACTCTAGAAATATTGACTACGATAACTTGCCTGACGAGAGAATGGGTCCTATCGAGAACAGATTATTGTCCAAGTACAATTTATCTCGATGCACTATCACAACGAACAAAGAAACTTGCGAAGGATGCTTACCGTCCAAATTAACATCGAGTATTAATCGTGGACGAATTGGAGAAAACGAGGATAATGGTAACGTGGAGCGGGAGACAGAACTGGAGAGGGAAATacaacgagaaaaacaacaagagaaagataaagaaaaCGACGAAGAAGCAAAAGATAAAGATTTGTTTGGCTCCTCTCCTTTCAGCCCATGTGGTTTTGCAAATCCCTTCGTGCATCGAACACTGTCGAATTACGTTCTAAAGGATGAGTCAAGTCTGCCGATCAGAGGTTTCGAGATTGGAGAATCGTTGTGCGACAGTAACCGCGACAACGTTTCCTTTTGTCCTAATCAATCGCGGACACCTATGAACGTCCATTCCCTAGTAGAAGCTACTTTCTGCGGCGTAACGAACGATTACGATCATTCCAAAGATCTGTTCGGGTCTGAACCGTTCGACGAGTTTGCTGCTCTTCGACCGGACGAGCAGCGACCACAACAACCACAATCGCAATCACAAGCACAAAGATTGTACCCTCAACAGTTGCCTTCGCCAATGACAAATTTTGTCGAAGGTACATTGAACATGGTACGATCCGACAAGGCCGTGATGTCGAATGTAGCTCGATCGACATCTTCTTCGGTTGATACGACATACTCGATTCCACCGATTCAGCCGATTCAATCGATGCAGTCTGTTCAACGCGCTTCTCGAACTGTCGTTCATCACAGCAACAGCATGTCGAGATCCGATGGTATACAACTGAACGTTTCGGCAATGTCGCCGGAACCATTGGTCGGCTCCGAGGACGTACCGAAACACAAAAGGGATAAATTTAAATCGGAAAAGTCAAAATATCAATTAATCGACGAAAATCATGGGGACGCAGTTAACGTTCTACCTTCGAGCTTATTGTCCTACAAAGGCAAATCTGCGTGTCACAAGAAAACCGCCAAGACGAAAAAGTGTTCGGTTGTTGTTACAGCTGGCTTCAGCAACCTAAGCTTCGAAGATTTTCCAAGTGACGAGAACGAGGAAAAGCGAATCAAGACGCCGCAGAGAATCACGCCTTTCGAAGTTGTCAGAGAACCCGAGAAACGGTTTGGATCGTTAAAAAGGCGAAGCAATCCGTTCACTTGA
- the Nak gene encoding numb-associated kinase isoform X1, producing MKKLFSKIENTSKEPNSYLGKVFVVGRYTVTVEDVLAEGGFAIVFLVKSSNGRYALKRMYVNNEQDLNVCKREIQIASNLNGHKNIIGYVDSSIAHIGGGVHELLLLMPYCKSQVLQIMNNRLQTGFTESEILQIFCDVCEAVSRLHHCQTPIIHRDLKVENILYSDAGHYVLCDFGSATAKVLNPSVQGAAVVEEEIKKYTTLSYRAPEMVDMYSGKSITTKADIWALGCLLYKLCFFTLPFGESMLAIQSGNFTIPDNSRYSRSLHCLIRYMLEPDPDSRPDIYQVSVIAFQIQGKECPVQNLHKVPAPVLESLPYPCTESENVKRSSLVKTPKPSPVTTVEGTSVTPRQRPKGQVVSTGPISLSGQIVSQISGQGNQSQSQQQPQSQPQPQPQSQPPPQTQQQPQSQSQPQLQSQSQPQPQSQLQLQLQSQTASQTYIGQSVQQNVQSLAVNAKMAHQATPPSSFAQASSGSFCQSQQGQQSQYSQSQNPIVGHSPVTVPEKSQYYFDSKTGSNVNEDNLEALFPPSGYPDPFKDDARTMPPPAKIPPPVAPKPAKSLPKVSSISSTSSCLPPMFPPVTPLASKLNIPVGSGMVAPPTAPPTLPKPVNKTESLSQHISLSTSPPDSPTVLSCVRHRRNVSDTSAFNKAFASETTQFLAPYEASVKSRSEDDTSPEVVTDIRPCLGTSASHVRIGELSSIIATEGRSLSADVAAWNPFEDTQPFDQLTEDHIFGAEFDKIRRGSNTSISGVKSRESLVMTCTELPEDPFESAPFSLPRGKKNKIGSKTAALAGDLSANGRSRVPLNQWNSGINCVEVDENTILLTNSAASPPFVQAPMEDRSKYEKLTFNAGDMSSDSDKDVTQQRIKQKRKRTKNVLRKNMKKDTSNLMKQVGSANAFEHKHKVDANVNANGLDKSSYGKHENQRSRTDRGCESTRQQTVRDNDNDKQDQVGEQDKQEEEEEEEEEEQEEEEMRRENEKKEEEEEQNLEEEEDEEETEEEKQEEDEEKERIDEKRKEEHEQGQGGDDDRNHVGIEKHKHKKKCPRRNESICTPRGKRYKRNASRKRIGDLLIQGHADPIVGHQYGDQPLLLDDELDTEEPASKLKLKPKRSYGDPFADQRYNPKSVSLDDESSLDECETTEFPTDGTIRVKQDVFSLAPFRRSSNSKKNDSEEENDSRNIDYDNLPDERMGPIENRLLSKYNLSRCTITTNKETCEGCLPSKLTSSINRGRIGENEDNGNVERETELEREIQREKQQEKDKENDEEAKDKDLFGSSPFSPCGFANPFVHRTLSNYVLKDESSLPIRGFEIGESLCDSNRDNVSFCPNQSRTPMNVHSLVEATFCGVTNDYDHSKDLFGSEPFDEFAALRPDEQRPQQPQSQSQAQRLYPQQLPSPMTNFVEGTLNMVRSDKAVMSNVARSTSSSVDTTYSIPPIQPIQSMQSVQRASRTVVHHSNSMSRSDGIQLNVSAMSPEPLVGSEDVPKHKRDKFKSEKSKYQLIDENHGDAVNVLPSSLLSYKGKSACHKKTAKTKKCSVVVTAGFSNLSFEDFPSDENEEKRIKTPQRITPFEVVREPEKRFGSLKRRSNPFT from the exons ATGAAGAAACTTTTTTCAAAAATAGAAAACACATCGAAAGAACCAAACAGTTATTTAGGAAAGGTCTTTGTGGTAGGACGTTACACAGTGACTGTTGAAGATGTTTTGGCGGAAG GAGGATTTGCTATTGTGTTCCTGGTTAAATCTTCAAATGGACGTTATGCGCTTAAACGCATGTATGTCAACAATGAGCAGGACCTCAATGTTTGTAAAAGAGAGATACAAATTGCG AGTAATTTGAATGGTCATAAAAATATCATAGGATATGTGGATAGCAGTATAGCTCACATTGGTGGCGGTGTTCATGAACTGTTGCTTTTAATGCCTTATTGCAAGTCTCAAGTTCTACAGATAATGAATAACAG GTTACAAACTGGCTTTACCGAATCTgaaattttgcaaatattttgcgacGTTTGTGAAGCTGTTTCTAGATTACATCATTGTCAGACCCCGATAATACATAGAGATCTAAAG GTGGAAAATATATTGTATTCCGATGCTGGTCATTATGTTTTATGCGATTTTGGTTCGGCAACAGCGAAAGTTCTTAATCCCAGTGTGCAGGGTGCCGCCGTAGTTGAAGAAGAAATTAAGAAGTATACGACTCTTAGTTATAGAGCACCCGAAATGGTTGATATGTATTCTGGGAAATCAATTACAACAAAAGCCGATATATGG GCGCTGGgttgtttattatataaattatgttTCTTCACATTGCCGTTTGGAGAAAGCATGCTCGCTATTCAGTCAGGAAATTTCACTATACCCGACAATTCGCG ATATAGTAGAAGCCTTCATTGTCTGATTCGTTATATGCTTGAGCCGGATCCTGATAGCCGCCCTGACATTTACCAAGTTTCTGTGATTGCTTTCCAAATCCAGGGCAAGGAGTGCCCTGTACAGAACTTACAT AAAGTACCAGCTCCAGTTTTGGAATCATTACCCTACCCATGTACGGAGTCTGAAAACGTAAAAAGATCATCGCTGGTGAAAACACCAAAGCCGTCTCCTGTAACTACCGTCGAAGGTACTTCGGTAACGCCACGACAACGACCAAAAGGACAGGTTGTAAGCACTGGCCCCATAAGTTTAAGCGGGCAGATCGTCAGTCAAATTTCTGGCCAGGGAAATCAATCGCAGTCGCAACAGCAACCTCAATCGCAACCGCAACCACAACCGCAGTCACAGCCGCCACCGCAGACGCAGCAGCAACCGCAGTCGCAATCACAACCGCAGTTACAGTCACAATCGCAGCCACAGCCGCAGTCACAGTTACAGTTGCAGCTGCAATCACAAACTGCGTCGCAAACGTACATAGGACAGAGCGTGCAACAAAATGTTCAATCACTGGCAGTGAACGCGAAAATGGCTCATCAAGCGACGCCACCGTCATCCTTTGCGCAAGCTTCTTCCGGTTCATTTTGTCAATCGCAGCAGGGTCAACAATCGCAGTACAGTCAATCACAAAATCCTATCGTCGGGCATTCTCCGGTGACTGTCCCGGAGAAAAGTCAATATTACTTCGACTCGAAGACTGGGAGCAACGTGAACGAAGATAATTTGGAAGCGCTCTTTCCACCATCGg GGTACCCGGATCCGTTCAAGGATGATGCACGAACTATGCCACCACCTGCAAAAATACCGCCCCCTGTAGCTCCGAAACCCGCCAAATCACTCCCTAAAGTGTCCAGTATTTCTTCTACTTCTAGTTGTCTGCCTCCAATGTTCCCACCCGTTACCCCGTTGGCATCGAAATTGAACATTCCAGTGGGATCCGGTATGGTGGCTCCTCCCACAGCACCACCCACATTACCGAAACCAGTGAACAAGACGGAAAGTTTAAGTCAGCATATAAGTCTGAGCACTTCTCCGCCCGATAGTCCGACGGTATTGTCTTGCGTACGTCACAGGAGAAACGTTAGCGATACAAGTGCTTTCAACAA AGCATTCGCAAGCGAAACAACACAGTTTCTGGCACCGTATGAAGCATCGGTGAAGTCGCGCTCAGAAGATGACACATCACCCGAAGTTGTAACCGATATAAGGCCTTGTTTAGGAACTAGCGCTTCGCATGTACGTATT GGCGAACTTTCGAGCATAATAGCGACAGAAGGAAGATCATTAAGCGCAGACGTAGCAGCTTGGAATCCCTTTGAGGATACACAGCCGTTCGATCAGTTAACTGAAGATCATATTTTCGGCGCGGAATTTGATAAAATTCGACGAGGCAGTAATACAAGTATTAGTGGAGTAAAAAGTCGTGAAAGTCTGGTTATGACGTGTACAGAATTACCGGAAGATCCATTCGAATCCGCACCTTTTAGTTTGCCAA GAGGAAAGAAGAATAAAATTGGATCGAAGACTGCGGCACTTGCTGGAG aCCTATCTGCAAACGGTAGATCGAGAGTACCTTTGAATCAATGGAATTCAGGGATCAACTGCGTCGAAGTCGACGAGAATACGATCCTCTTGACAAACAGTGCTGCTTCTCCACCTTTTGTACAAGCTCCTATGGAAGACAGATCCAAGTACGAGAAGCTGACGTTCAATGCCGGCGATATGTCTAGTGACAGCGACAAAGATGTGACGCAACAACGAATTAaacaaaagagaaaaagaaccAAGAACGTGTTGCGTAAAAACATGAAAAAGGATACTAGCAATCTGATGAAACAGGTAGGTTCCGCTAATGCCTTCGAACACAAACACAAAGTTGATGCCAACGTGAATGCAAATGGCCTTGACAAAAGTTCATATGGAAAACATGAGAATCAGAGAAGCCGCACAGATCGAGGATGCGAGAGCACAAGACAACAAACTGTTCGAGACAATGACAATGATAAGCAAGATCAAGTGGGCGAGCAAGATAAGcaggaggaagaagaggaagaagaggaggaagagcaGGAGGAGGAAGAGATGAGGAGGGAAAATGAGAAGAAGGAAGAAGAGGAGGAGCAAAACCTCgaagaagaggaggacgaggaggaaacCGAAGAGGAAAAACAGGAAGAAGATGAAGAGAAGGAAAGAATTGATGAGAAACGCAAGGAAGAACACGAGCAGGGACAGGGAGGCGATGATGACAGGAATCATGTAGGTATCGAAAAGCATAAACACAAGAAAAAATGTCCTAGAAGGAACGAATCCATTTGTACACCGAGAGGGAAACGTTACAAAAGGAACGCGTCGAGAAAGCGTATAGGTGATTTATTGATACAGGGCCACGCGGATCCAATTGTCGGTCATCAATATGGAGATCAACCTTTACTATTGGACGATGAGCTCGATACGGAGGAGCCTgcatcgaaattgaaattgaaaccaAAACGTTCGTATGGTGATCCATTTGCCGATCAACGATACAATCCGAAATCTGTGTCTTTGGACGATGAAAGTTCGTTGGACGAATGCGAGACGACAGAATTTCCAACAGACGGAACGATCCGGGTCAAGCAAGATGTTTTCTCGTTAGCTCCATTCCGAAGATCCAGTAATTCCAAGAAAAATGACAGCGAAGAAGAGAACGACTCTAGAAATATTGACTACGATAACTTGCCTGACGAGAGAATGGGTCCTATCGAGAACAGATTATTGTCCAAGTACAATTTATCTCGATGCACTATCACAACGAACAAAGAAACTTGCGAAGGATGCTTACCGTCCAAATTAACATCGAGTATTAATCGTGGACGAATTGGAGAAAACGAGGATAATGGTAACGTGGAGCGGGAGACAGAACTGGAGAGGGAAATacaacgagaaaaacaacaagagaaagataaagaaaaCGACGAAGAAGCAAAAGATAAAGATTTGTTTGGCTCCTCTCCTTTCAGCCCATGTGGTTTTGCAAATCCCTTCGTGCATCGAACACTGTCGAATTACGTTCTAAAGGATGAGTCAAGTCTGCCGATCAGAGGTTTCGAGATTGGAGAATCGTTGTGCGACAGTAACCGCGACAACGTTTCCTTTTGTCCTAATCAATCGCGGACACCTATGAACGTCCATTCCCTAGTAGAAGCTACTTTCTGCGGCGTAACGAACGATTACGATCATTCCAAAGATCTGTTCGGGTCTGAACCGTTCGACGAGTTTGCTGCTCTTCGACCGGACGAGCAGCGACCACAACAACCACAATCGCAATCACAAGCACAAAGATTGTACCCTCAACAGTTGCCTTCGCCAATGACAAATTTTGTCGAAGGTACATTGAACATGGTACGATCCGACAAGGCCGTGATGTCGAATGTAGCTCGATCGACATCTTCTTCGGTTGATACGACATACTCGATTCCACCGATTCAGCCGATTCAATCGATGCAGTCTGTTCAACGCGCTTCTCGAACTGTCGTTCATCACAGCAACAGCATGTCGAGATCCGATGGTATACAACTGAACGTTTCGGCAATGTCGCCGGAACCATTGGTCGGCTCCGAGGACGTACCGAAACACAAAAGGGATAAATTTAAATCGGAAAAGTCAAAATATCAATTAATCGACGAAAATCATGGGGACGCAGTTAACGTTCTACCTTCGAGCTTATTGTCCTACAAAGGCAAATCTGCGTGTCACAAGAAAACCGCCAAGACGAAAAAGTGTTCGGTTGTTGTTACAGCTGGCTTCAGCAACCTAAGCTTCGAAGATTTTCCAAGTGACGAGAACGAGGAAAAGCGAATCAAGACGCCGCAGAGAATCACGCCTTTCGAAGTTGTCAGAGAACCCGAGAAACGGTTTGGATCGTTAAAAAGGCGAAGCAATCCGTTCACTTGA
- the LOC117227157 gene encoding uncharacterized protein LOC117227157 has product MNERRAECVLGVLYVLSAILSVTSMVSLVTVWQYWTWALDVCISIDCGCILYCINTFRTFMGGDVKLCQFGVYGLIPAILFGLCLGGYHGYRCCISRNFENPTQIQEDATRNLKGVNQVATVVVRRKGRKPYKHWIPVAFLAILICCLSLAHAIVMTDGYYKTCEQYRKRLIHLMGSTGREAEVIHNRLACGPIFDFMDYLQPDETYWRGDKQIDTGFALRLSIVSTWLNCSVWTFICLLSVIMARRRLCCC; this is encoded by the exons ATGAATGAAAGACGAGCAGAGTGCGTGTTGGGCGTACTCTACGTGTTATCCGCAATTTTGTCCGTGACCTCGATGGTCAGTTTGGTCACTGTCTGGCAATATTGGACATGGGCCTTGGACGTGTGTATTAGTATCGACTGCGGTTGCATACTTTACTGTATCAATACCTTCCGCACTTTTATGGGCGGTGACGTGAAACTTTGCCAGTTTGGAGTGTACGGTTTGATCCCAGCAATCCTGTTTGGTCTCTGTCTCGGAGGATATCACGGATACAGATGTTGCATCAGTCGAAATTTCGAAAATCCTACGCAAATTCAAGAAGATGCGACCAG AAACCTGAAAGGTGTCAATCAAGTAGCAACGGTGGTGGTTAGACGAAAAGGTAGAAAACCGTACAAACATTGGATACCGGTCGCATTTCTCGCAATTCTGATTTGCTGTTTATCGTTGGCGCACGCAATCGTTATGACCGACGGTTACTATAAAACCTGCGAACAGTACAGAAAAAGACTGATTCATCTGATGGGTTCGACGGGTCGCGAAGCCGAG GTGATACACAATAGGCTTGCGTGCGGGCCAATTTTTGACTTTATGGATTATTTACAGCCAGACGAAACTTATTGGAGAGGAGATAAACAAATCGACACTGGTTTCGCTCTTCGATTATCAATAGTATCGACATGGTTGAATTGCTCTGTCTGGACATTTATATGTTTGCTGAGCGTGATCATGGCGCGCAGAAGGTTGTGCTGTTGCTAA